The Vibrio pomeroyi genome window below encodes:
- a CDS encoding tetratricopeptide repeat protein, which translates to MDTIIKQAIELRKEAKYQESRDLLATLLDDEKYAAKAHLQIAWSYDNQGKEQQAIEHYLLSLLGELTSTERFDALFGLASTYRSLGLYAEALSYFEQTMAEYPESLEVQPFYAMCLYNLGRHKEATSLLLELLVSTTNSDAIKEYQRAISLYAQDLDKTW; encoded by the coding sequence ATGGACACCATTATCAAACAAGCCATCGAGTTGCGTAAAGAAGCCAAGTATCAAGAGTCACGAGACTTGCTGGCGACACTGCTCGATGATGAAAAGTATGCCGCGAAAGCGCACTTGCAGATAGCTTGGTCTTACGACAACCAAGGTAAAGAACAGCAGGCTATCGAGCATTATTTGCTGTCTCTTTTGGGCGAACTTACTTCTACAGAACGCTTTGATGCGCTTTTCGGGTTGGCGAGTACTTATCGAAGCCTAGGCCTTTATGCAGAAGCTTTAAGCTATTTCGAACAGACGATGGCAGAGTATCCTGAGTCCCTTGAAGTTCAGCCTTTCTACGCGATGTGTTTGTATAATTTAGGTCGCCATAAAGAGGCAACATCTCTGTTACTTGAGTTGTTGGTTTCTACGACCAATAGCGATGCGATCAAAGAGTACCAAAGAGCGATCTCCTTATACGCTCAAGATTTAGATAAAACGTGGTAA
- the cyaB gene encoding class IV adenylate cyclase, protein MTNDHFQGKYEVELKYRLDSKSEFLKTLSLIPHEVMLQDNLECDWYFDSPDRSLHAQNKSLCIRTMEPSGIKLWIVKGPESDRCEATNITDASNAKSMLENLGYEVILKAQKTRSIYFVGEFHITVDSLTGIGDFAEFAIMTDDESKLSVYKDELEFLASRFGLTQSALQTQSYKQMFEEMNA, encoded by the coding sequence ATGACTAACGACCATTTCCAAGGTAAGTACGAAGTCGAGCTTAAATATCGCCTCGATTCTAAATCAGAATTCTTGAAGACATTGAGTCTTATTCCCCATGAAGTGATGCTCCAAGATAACCTTGAGTGCGATTGGTATTTCGATAGCCCAGACAGAAGCTTACACGCTCAAAACAAAAGCTTGTGCATTCGCACAATGGAACCGTCGGGTATTAAGCTATGGATTGTAAAAGGCCCAGAGTCTGACCGATGCGAAGCGACAAACATCACCGATGCGTCGAATGCTAAGAGTATGCTTGAAAACTTGGGTTACGAAGTGATTCTAAAAGCGCAGAAGACGCGCAGTATTTACTTTGTGGGCGAATTTCATATTACTGTCGACTCATTAACGGGTATCGGTGATTTTGCAGAGTTCGCTATCATGACGGACGATGAGTCTAAGTTATCGGTTTATAAAGATGAGTTGGAGTTCTTAGCCAGTCGGTTTGGGCTGACCCAATCAGCACTGCAAACTCAATCTTACAAACAGATGTTCGAGGAAATGAACGCCTAG
- a CDS encoding GNAT family N-acetyltransferase, whose amino-acid sequence MKVKLVKGSDPQFAELITKTNMASYYQARDIAWGHSQFLRSWDELDNYEVYVGGNRIGVIRFSYTSNTTFLRDFQILAEHQGKGLGSKCLDLVIEHASNQASTQLVLRVFSENPAIKLYQSKGFTKLSDVKGLVEMELRLDSLQGSHHG is encoded by the coding sequence ATGAAAGTAAAGCTGGTCAAAGGTTCAGACCCTCAATTCGCTGAGCTCATCACCAAAACGAATATGGCGAGTTACTATCAGGCTCGTGACATCGCTTGGGGTCATAGTCAGTTTTTACGAAGTTGGGATGAGTTGGATAACTATGAAGTTTATGTTGGTGGCAACCGTATTGGAGTTATTCGATTCAGCTATACCAGTAACACCACGTTTCTCAGAGACTTTCAGATATTAGCTGAACACCAAGGTAAAGGTCTTGGCTCAAAGTGTTTAGATTTAGTGATCGAACATGCAAGCAATCAAGCATCGACTCAGTTAGTGCTACGCGTGTTCAGTGAGAACCCCGCTATTAAGCTTTATCAATCAAAAGGCTTCACCAAACTTTCAGATGTTAAAGGCTTGGTTGAAATGGAGTTACGTTTGGATTCACTACAAGGAAGTCATCATGGTTAG
- a CDS encoding DJ-1/PfpI family protein — MNIGIYIYNQAEVLDFSGPFEVFSTAKRLGAEDLNVFLISETAEPVIARGGFKVLPDYSLNNHPKIDLLMVVGGVHTDEMNKPNVLDWISSVSESASQVVSVCTGAFLLAKAGLLEGLTVTTHWEDISNLAQQFPSLNVISDKRWVASGKFTTSGGISSGIDMSLHLVSVHNGLQFAKKVARQMEYSWQECK; from the coding sequence ATGAACATCGGAATTTATATTTATAATCAAGCAGAAGTTCTCGACTTCTCTGGCCCGTTTGAAGTCTTCAGTACAGCAAAGCGCTTAGGTGCTGAAGATCTAAATGTATTCTTAATCTCCGAAACTGCAGAACCGGTTATAGCTCGGGGTGGTTTTAAGGTATTGCCTGACTACTCGTTAAATAACCACCCCAAAATAGATTTGTTGATGGTCGTTGGTGGTGTACATACTGACGAAATGAACAAGCCAAATGTGCTCGATTGGATATCTTCTGTTTCAGAATCGGCCTCACAAGTCGTGTCTGTTTGTACTGGTGCATTTCTTTTAGCTAAAGCAGGTTTACTTGAGGGGTTAACAGTAACCACTCATTGGGAAGACATCTCCAACTTAGCGCAACAATTCCCAAGTTTAAATGTGATCAGTGATAAACGGTGGGTGGCGTCAGGTAAATTCACTACATCTGGCGGTATCTCGTCAGGTATAGATATGAGCTTACATTTGGTATCAGTACATAACGGCCTACAGTTTGCCAAGAAAGTTGCGCGTCAAATGGAGTACAGTTGGCAGGAATGTAAATAG
- a CDS encoding GFA family protein — protein sequence MSAVFKGSCLCGSVRFSVEGFSEKAANCHCSMCRKFHGAAFGTLVGVKGLNWLSGKDRLKEFVASNGTTRTFCSNCGSSLGFRVQGEPLENIELAISTFDVDIPVKIDAQIYTNYKANWCELQAELSVFPEGRLT from the coding sequence ATGAGTGCAGTTTTTAAAGGTTCGTGTTTGTGTGGCAGTGTTCGTTTTTCTGTTGAAGGGTTCAGCGAAAAAGCAGCAAACTGCCATTGTTCAATGTGCCGAAAATTTCATGGTGCCGCTTTCGGGACGTTAGTTGGTGTAAAAGGCTTAAACTGGCTTTCTGGCAAAGATCGACTCAAAGAGTTTGTCGCATCAAACGGCACGACACGAACATTCTGCTCTAACTGTGGTTCAAGCCTTGGCTTCAGAGTTCAAGGTGAACCTCTTGAAAATATCGAGTTGGCGATATCAACGTTCGATGTCGATATTCCTGTCAAAATTGATGCGCAAATTTATACAAACTACAAAGCGAACTGGTGTGAATTGCAGGCCGAGTTAAGCGTTTTTCCAGAAGGGCGCTTAACCTAA
- a CDS encoding DUF3626 domain-containing protein, producing the protein MVGNAVEQAIENIRLKSQGTDCLTSCAVTINFHPDRYTSDNIPLLEAMADDGCLKSQFETGTSNGGMTAYPGGDRWLWEKRVFDGAYDNAPNTLRPKYGALNYRNYETGASSRFGSSYFQLKADTLARTTFCYPDSFFEPEDFAVSSRVKALIDKASSSNVDLLDDYIEAHVHGVISLKDDIECLVLDPIYRSTIIEERAVKLGVPIKWHNGYELSLEEMSRYPDYRGQSFIELAKKLAVNGKINAKILGLAVTEQGYDQQDVKKIWHYLARFGYRSE; encoded by the coding sequence ATGGTTGGCAACGCAGTAGAGCAAGCAATCGAAAATATCCGATTGAAATCACAAGGCACGGATTGTTTAACGAGTTGCGCGGTGACGATCAACTTCCACCCCGATCGTTATACGTCTGACAATATACCTTTGCTCGAAGCGATGGCTGACGATGGATGTTTGAAGTCTCAATTTGAAACAGGTACCAGTAATGGTGGTATGACGGCTTACCCCGGTGGTGATCGTTGGTTATGGGAAAAGCGTGTGTTCGACGGCGCGTATGACAATGCTCCGAACACGCTTAGGCCGAAATATGGCGCACTGAACTACCGTAACTATGAGACAGGCGCTTCATCCCGCTTTGGATCCTCTTATTTCCAGCTGAAAGCCGACACCTTGGCACGAACTACGTTTTGTTATCCAGACAGTTTCTTTGAGCCAGAAGACTTCGCGGTTTCTAGCCGAGTAAAAGCGTTAATTGATAAGGCATCGTCATCGAATGTCGATTTACTTGATGATTATATCGAGGCACATGTTCATGGGGTTATCTCTTTGAAGGACGATATTGAATGTCTTGTATTAGACCCTATTTACCGCTCGACGATTATTGAAGAACGCGCGGTGAAATTGGGCGTTCCGATAAAGTGGCACAATGGCTACGAGTTAAGCCTAGAAGAGATGAGCCGCTACCCAGATTATCGCGGCCAGTCGTTTATAGAACTCGCAAAAAAGTTAGCAGTAAACGGCAAGATCAATGCGAAAATACTGGGGCTAGCCGTGACAGAGCAAGGTTATGACCAACAAGACGTAAAGAAGATCTGGCATTACTTGGCTCGGTTTGGTTATCGATCAGAATAA
- a CDS encoding response regulator, translated as MEKLNLICVDDQREVLSAVVQDLEPLASWLNIEDCESAQEVLDLIDELDAEGEHITVIVSDHVMPGKTGVELLTDVFHDSRFPNTKKILLTGQATHTDTINAINAAGIDRYFEKPWQASTLVECIRTLVTEYIFDQGLDYTDYQNELDQQVVLRRLR; from the coding sequence ATGGAGAAGCTTAATTTAATCTGTGTCGATGACCAGAGAGAAGTACTGAGCGCAGTGGTACAAGATTTAGAGCCGCTGGCGAGTTGGCTGAATATTGAAGATTGTGAATCAGCGCAAGAAGTGCTTGATCTCATTGATGAACTTGACGCAGAAGGCGAACACATTACCGTCATCGTGTCTGATCATGTGATGCCAGGGAAAACGGGTGTGGAGTTACTCACTGACGTGTTCCATGACAGCCGCTTTCCGAATACAAAGAAAATTCTTCTTACGGGGCAGGCCACTCATACTGATACCATCAATGCGATTAATGCAGCAGGTATCGACCGTTACTTTGAAAAGCCTTGGCAAGCAAGCACGTTAGTTGAGTGCATTCGTACTCTTGTCACTGAGTACATATTTGATCAAGGGCTTGATTACACGGACTATCAGAATGAGCTCGACCAACAGGTTGTGTTGAGACGCTTACGTTAG
- a CDS encoding ATP-binding protein — MYQQKLEALIDRYFNQTERRVTCRAGNTIIEQSALNTRLYYVFSGELEGFYSEANTPQVRVFSAGSGAFIGVHSFFSGNWTASSTVVAKTDVELAWIDKDTPAEDERKFGPLTAQFTPVIVNELSRRQRRATQEAIAKQKALEKLHTAEQMTTLGQLAAGIAHELNNAIGVVNSKSGRLETVIMDLLEEVHPEASQFFDFGLMHGQKTSSSEARTRGRQFERKYGLDKNIARSLAKAIPIDALSATDVISKHWLKKPEEAIRFWQMGCDLHDLRLASRHTVGIVKSVKQLGRVDIDTEEAVDINDSINHALSLLQSELRRVSVRLSPADLPSFKGSKTELVQIWVNIVKNACDAMSNSDDAAIEIQTRLSKKRILVTITNNGPEIDEVTRRKIFQPNFTTKKGGLSFGLGLGLSIVKRIVAGYGGSIIVKSDASKTVFRIKLPVEGEHGEA; from the coding sequence GTGTATCAACAAAAACTAGAAGCACTTATCGATCGTTATTTTAATCAGACAGAGCGTCGGGTGACGTGCCGTGCCGGTAACACCATTATTGAACAATCAGCGTTAAACACTCGTTTATATTATGTGTTTAGTGGAGAACTGGAAGGATTTTATTCCGAAGCGAATACACCGCAAGTGCGAGTGTTTAGCGCGGGTAGTGGGGCTTTTATAGGCGTTCATAGCTTCTTTTCAGGTAATTGGACAGCATCTTCAACGGTTGTTGCTAAAACCGATGTTGAGTTAGCGTGGATCGATAAAGACACGCCGGCAGAAGATGAACGTAAATTTGGTCCTCTTACCGCACAGTTCACACCTGTGATTGTCAATGAGTTGTCGCGTCGTCAACGCCGCGCTACACAAGAAGCGATAGCGAAACAAAAAGCGCTAGAGAAGTTACATACTGCTGAGCAAATGACGACTTTGGGTCAATTAGCTGCAGGGATAGCTCATGAACTTAACAACGCTATTGGTGTAGTAAATAGTAAATCTGGCCGACTTGAAACGGTCATCATGGATCTGCTTGAAGAAGTCCATCCAGAAGCCAGTCAATTTTTCGATTTTGGGTTAATGCATGGTCAGAAAACGTCTTCGTCAGAAGCACGAACACGTGGGCGACAATTTGAAAGAAAATATGGTTTAGACAAAAACATAGCTCGCTCTCTTGCCAAAGCGATTCCAATTGACGCTTTATCTGCAACAGACGTTATTTCAAAACATTGGCTGAAAAAACCAGAAGAAGCGATTCGTTTTTGGCAGATGGGCTGTGATTTACATGATTTACGTTTGGCATCTAGACACACCGTTGGCATCGTAAAATCGGTTAAACAACTTGGCAGAGTTGATATTGACACCGAAGAAGCGGTTGATATTAACGACTCCATTAACCATGCCTTATCGTTGTTACAAAGTGAGTTACGTAGAGTGTCTGTGCGATTGAGCCCTGCGGATTTACCGTCTTTTAAAGGCTCGAAAACAGAGCTCGTTCAGATTTGGGTCAACATTGTAAAGAATGCTTGTGATGCAATGTCGAATTCAGACGATGCTGCAATAGAGATTCAAACCAGATTAAGTAAGAAAAGAATATTAGTTACGATCACGAATAACGGCCCTGAGATAGACGAGGTGACTCGTAGAAAGATATTTCAGCCGAACTTCACCACTAAAAAAGGTGGTTTATCGTTTGGATTGGGCTTGGGTTTATCAATAGTTAAGCGGATTGTGGCGGGTTATGGCGGAAGTATCATTGTGAAAAGTGATGCTTCTAAAACTGTATTTAGAATCAAGTTACCAGTAGAGGGTGAACATGGAGAAGCTTAA
- a CDS encoding SLC13 family permease: MRPYIKYIIPILIPFIILVMPLSAFPFEGLTIIQQRVIAIFLLAALCWVFEPIPIYATSVVIIVLQLLMLSDKGLIFLRFEHGEEHFGELLKYSDIMATFASPIIMLFLGGFFLAMAATKYRLDVNLARVLLKPFGQDPKFVMLGLMLITGIFSMFMSNTATTAMMLSILTPVLAVFGPKDPGRVAFALCIPVAANIGGIGTPIGTPPNAIALKYLVGDNLITFGEWMAFGVPFVVIMMALAWFLIGFMYKADQKKIELSIKGKFLKTPKAIAVYVTFALTIILWLMGSSHGMNSYTVALIPVAVFSLTGIINKEDLKKISWDVLWLVSGGIALGLALDKTGLARLVVHSIPFDAYSPYVVLFGAAFLCLVMANFMSHTATANLLMPIMAALGSSMASLTPLGGELTLILVVTFAASLGMSLPISTPPNALAHATGHVQSNQMARIGIILGVVGVLLSFVMVWVLHSIGHIG; the protein is encoded by the coding sequence ATGCGCCCCTATATTAAATACATTATCCCTATTTTAATTCCTTTCATTATCCTCGTAATGCCGCTATCAGCGTTTCCATTTGAAGGCCTTACGATTATTCAACAACGCGTTATCGCGATCTTTTTATTAGCGGCATTGTGCTGGGTGTTCGAGCCTATCCCGATTTACGCGACGTCTGTTGTTATTATCGTTCTGCAATTGTTGATGTTGTCAGATAAAGGGCTGATCTTTTTAAGGTTTGAGCATGGGGAAGAACATTTTGGTGAGCTGTTAAAATACAGCGATATCATGGCGACATTCGCTAGCCCAATCATCATGCTGTTTTTAGGTGGTTTCTTCTTAGCAATGGCCGCCACTAAATATCGATTAGACGTAAACTTAGCTCGCGTGTTGTTGAAGCCATTTGGACAAGACCCAAAGTTTGTGATGCTCGGCTTAATGTTGATCACTGGTATCTTTTCGATGTTTATGTCTAACACGGCAACAACGGCAATGATGCTATCTATTTTAACGCCGGTACTGGCTGTGTTTGGTCCGAAAGACCCCGGTCGTGTAGCGTTTGCGCTTTGTATCCCTGTTGCCGCTAATATCGGTGGCATTGGTACCCCGATCGGCACCCCTCCGAACGCTATCGCACTTAAATATTTAGTTGGCGATAACCTAATTACGTTCGGCGAATGGATGGCATTTGGTGTGCCGTTTGTCGTTATTATGATGGCGTTAGCGTGGTTTTTAATCGGCTTTATGTACAAAGCTGACCAAAAGAAAATCGAGCTAAGCATTAAAGGTAAATTCCTTAAAACGCCCAAAGCCATTGCGGTATACGTCACTTTTGCGCTGACCATCATTCTTTGGTTAATGGGCTCAAGCCATGGCATGAACTCTTATACCGTCGCTTTGATTCCTGTCGCTGTGTTCTCACTCACAGGGATCATCAATAAAGAAGACCTGAAAAAGATTTCTTGGGACGTACTGTGGCTTGTATCAGGTGGTATTGCACTTGGTTTAGCTCTCGATAAAACTGGCTTAGCAAGGCTCGTGGTACACAGCATTCCGTTTGATGCTTACTCACCATATGTGGTGTTGTTCGGAGCGGCGTTCTTGTGTTTGGTAATGGCAAACTTCATGTCTCATACCGCAACGGCTAACTTGTTGATGCCAATTATGGCTGCATTAGGTTCGTCTATGGCTTCACTCACGCCACTAGGCGGTGAGTTAACGTTAATTCTGGTTGTGACTTTTGCCGCTTCATTAGGTATGTCGCTGCCAATCAGTACGCCACCGAATGCGTTGGCTCACGCCACAGGTCATGTGCAAAGTAATCAAATGGCCAGAATCGGTATTATTTTAGGTGTGGTTGGTGTGCTACTGAGTTTTGTTATGGTGTGGGTGCTACATTCAATTGGTCACATAGGATAA
- a CDS encoding HAD family phosphatase: protein MENKLKDYEVYLFDMDGTLVNSEPLKGKALALACADYDVQVDYNIYKDVMGENWQVVTGHFFDHVGISPDLAEFNRCFRTHYERMLGEELELNIGAKSYIEHLKKEGKRCGVVSSAATWMVDNILTSLQLDNVFDLVITQEHVTKHKPDPEAYNLALQNLNVSAEHAVVFEDSTAGICAGRSSGCDVIAVKHEFNTRNDLSGALKSISTYDEVLV, encoded by the coding sequence ATGGAGAATAAATTGAAAGATTATGAAGTTTATCTGTTCGATATGGATGGAACATTAGTAAATTCAGAGCCGTTAAAGGGCAAAGCATTAGCACTAGCTTGTGCAGATTATGACGTTCAAGTGGACTACAACATATACAAAGATGTCATGGGAGAAAATTGGCAGGTAGTGACTGGGCACTTTTTCGACCATGTGGGGATTTCCCCAGACCTAGCTGAATTTAACCGTTGTTTTCGAACCCACTACGAACGGATGTTAGGTGAAGAGCTAGAGCTAAATATTGGCGCTAAATCGTATATTGAACATCTTAAAAAAGAAGGTAAGAGATGTGGTGTCGTAAGCTCGGCTGCGACATGGATGGTCGATAATATTTTAACTTCGTTACAACTGGACAATGTTTTTGATCTTGTAATCACTCAAGAGCACGTAACTAAGCACAAGCCAGATCCTGAAGCGTATAACCTTGCACTCCAAAATCTAAACGTATCAGCTGAACATGCAGTCGTGTTTGAAGATTCAACTGCTGGTATTTGTGCTGGTAGATCTAGTGGTTGCGACGTTATTGCTGTTAAGCATGAGTTTAATACGAGAAATGACTTAAGTGGGGCACTAAAATCAATCAGTACTTACGATGAAGTGTTGGTGTAA